One genomic segment of Chromatiaceae bacterium includes these proteins:
- a CDS encoding HAMP domain-containing histidine kinase: protein MKLHSLRIRLLVAAAISISVASIVAGFGMVQLFGHHVERRLDAELESYLTELIGRIEPDGAGGFVLTRPLSDPRFDEPLSGLYWQIQDDKHHVLIRSRSLWDSMLKLPRDELTLGVVHRHELPGPADQFLLVREQQVVVLPTTEPHRLRVVVAVDRTDLIAARDAFAVDLMPFIAVLAGALMLASWFQVKTGLSPLDRIRRGVQAVRSGAHHRLTERFPEEVQPLVDEINELLEARDRTVEAARAWTADLAHGLKTPLTALTADAQRLRTQGESGMADDLEHLAQTMRQRVDRELIRARLRSEAGAREQHADLVKVLRGVIKTLQRTPTGEELAWELVLPDREYVRLPPADLAELLGNLLDNATKWARSRVRVRSVGDDKCKVLIEDDGPGVTEQQRRLIGQRGLRLDEQTSGTGLGLAIAQDILNAYGGELEFGVSDLGGLQVCVQLPAYRARAA from the coding sequence GTGAAACTGCATTCGCTGAGAATTCGGCTGCTGGTTGCAGCAGCCATTTCGATCAGCGTCGCATCGATCGTCGCCGGCTTCGGGATGGTGCAGCTGTTCGGACATCACGTCGAACGCCGGCTGGACGCGGAACTCGAGTCCTATCTCACCGAGTTGATCGGACGTATCGAGCCCGATGGCGCGGGAGGGTTCGTGCTGACCAGGCCACTGTCCGATCCACGCTTCGACGAACCGCTGAGCGGACTGTACTGGCAGATACAGGATGACAAGCACCACGTGCTGATTCGTTCGCGCTCCCTGTGGGACAGCATGCTGAAACTGCCGCGCGACGAACTGACCCTGGGTGTCGTACATCGTCACGAGCTGCCGGGGCCGGCGGATCAGTTCCTGCTGGTACGTGAACAACAGGTGGTCGTGTTGCCGACAACCGAGCCGCATCGACTGCGCGTCGTGGTCGCCGTCGATCGGACCGACCTGATCGCCGCGCGCGACGCATTCGCCGTCGACCTGATGCCGTTCATCGCCGTGTTGGCCGGCGCCTTGATGCTGGCGAGCTGGTTCCAGGTGAAGACCGGGCTCTCTCCGCTCGATCGTATTCGCCGGGGCGTGCAGGCCGTGCGTTCCGGAGCGCATCACCGCCTGACCGAACGCTTCCCCGAGGAGGTGCAACCCCTGGTCGACGAGATCAACGAGCTCCTCGAAGCACGTGATCGTACGGTCGAGGCGGCGCGCGCCTGGACCGCCGACCTGGCGCACGGCTTGAAGACGCCCCTGACCGCCCTGACCGCCGATGCACAACGACTGCGCACCCAGGGTGAGTCCGGCATGGCGGACGATCTCGAGCACCTGGCGCAGACGATGCGCCAGCGCGTCGATCGCGAACTGATCCGGGCCCGGCTGCGCAGCGAGGCGGGCGCCCGCGAGCAGCATGCCGACCTGGTGAAAGTATTGCGGGGAGTGATCAAGACCCTGCAACGCACGCCGACCGGCGAAGAGCTTGCCTGGGAGCTCGTCTTACCCGACCGGGAGTACGTCCGTCTGCCGCCGGCCGACCTTGCCGAGCTGCTCGGCAACCTGCTCGACAATGCGACCAAGTGGGCACGCAGCCGGGTCCGCGTGCGCAGCGTGGGCGACGATAAATGCAAGGTCCTGATCGAAGACGACGGTCCCGGCGTCACCGAGCAGCAACGACGCCTGATCGGCCAACGGGGGCTGCGCCTGGATGAGCAGACGTCCGGGACCGGTCTCGGACTGGCCATCGCGCAGGATATCCTCAACGCCTACGGTGGCGAACTGGAGTTCGGGGTATCGGATCTGGGCGGGCTTCAGGTGTGCGTCCAGCTACCGGCCTATCGGGCGCGCGCGGCTTGA
- a CDS encoding response regulator transcription factor: MRVLLVEDDPKVAEGVVSALETSGYVVDHVDDGEAAWFKGGTEPYSAVILDLGLPGMDGLAVLKGWREEGRDFPVLVLTARGSWNERVEGIDAGADDYLPKPFRIEELLARLRAIVRRSTGQATPVIEVGALTLDTRRMQVTVDGKPIHLSPQEYRLVSYLVQHAGRVVSQLELTEQLYSQDFERDSNAIEVMVGRVRRKLGNKLIETRRGFGYLIEKPET; the protein is encoded by the coding sequence ATGCGCGTTCTGTTGGTGGAAGACGACCCCAAGGTCGCCGAAGGCGTCGTTTCGGCGCTGGAGACATCGGGATATGTCGTCGACCATGTCGACGACGGCGAGGCCGCTTGGTTCAAGGGCGGCACAGAACCCTATTCCGCAGTGATTCTCGACCTCGGACTGCCGGGCATGGACGGTCTTGCGGTGCTCAAGGGATGGCGCGAAGAGGGACGGGACTTTCCGGTCCTGGTGCTGACGGCACGCGGCAGCTGGAACGAACGTGTCGAGGGCATCGATGCCGGAGCCGACGATTACCTGCCCAAGCCGTTTCGGATCGAGGAACTGCTTGCACGACTGCGGGCGATCGTACGTCGTTCCACCGGGCAGGCGACCCCGGTGATCGAGGTCGGTGCCCTGACACTCGATACCCGGCGCATGCAGGTGACGGTCGACGGTAAACCGATCCACCTGTCACCGCAGGAGTATCGTCTGGTCAGCTACCTGGTCCAGCACGCCGGCAGGGTCGTCTCGCAGCTCGAGCTGACCGAACAACTGTATTCGCAGGATTTCGAGCGCGATTCGAACGCAATCGAGGTGATGGTCGGGCGGGTCCGCAGGAAGCTGGGCAACAAGCTGATCGAAACGCGTCGCGGTTTCGGTTACTTGATCGAAAAGCCGGAAACGTGA
- a CDS encoding PepSY domain-containing protein — MGILVTAIALIAMAGIAAERERDPGWHERDSAYEMAREAVTRGDALPLSEVRRRLHQVTPGKIVATHYEYEFERWVYEFKIVDPEGRLQKIHLDAHTGEFIMKSDY, encoded by the coding sequence ATGGGCATTCTGGTGACGGCCATCGCGCTGATCGCGATGGCCGGGATCGCCGCTGAGCGTGAGCGTGACCCCGGCTGGCATGAGCGCGACAGTGCCTACGAAATGGCACGCGAGGCGGTCACGCGCGGCGACGCCCTGCCCCTGTCCGAGGTGCGTCGTCGTCTGCATCAGGTGACACCGGGAAAGATCGTTGCGACGCACTACGAGTATGAGTTTGAACGCTGGGTCTACGAGTTCAAGATCGTCGATCCCGAGGGCCGGTTGCAGAAGATTCACCTGGATGCCCACACCGGTGAATTCATCATGAAATCGGACTACTGA
- a CDS encoding DUF3240 family protein — translation MTETCLLDIVVSPEVEDAVTDWLLDQPTVQGFTSYPIAGHGSSAHSMSLREQVAGRRRQVLFKLHLPCVEAQLLLTKIKQEFHGSGMHYWLIPVIESGHLD, via the coding sequence ATGACCGAGACCTGTTTGCTGGACATCGTGGTATCGCCCGAGGTGGAGGATGCCGTCACCGACTGGTTGCTGGATCAGCCGACCGTACAGGGTTTCACCAGTTATCCGATCGCCGGGCACGGGAGTTCGGCACATTCGATGTCGCTCCGCGAGCAAGTCGCCGGACGGCGCCGACAGGTATTGTTCAAGCTGCACCTGCCGTGCGTTGAAGCCCAGTTGCTGCTGACGAAGATCAAGCAGGAATTTCACGGTAGCGGCATGCACTACTGGCTGATTCCGGTCATCGAATCCGGCCATCTCGACTGA
- a CDS encoding efflux RND transporter permease subunit: MLARIVQFALTQRLLVLLSMLVLIGGGWQAFRSTPIDAFPDVSTTQVKIIVKAPGMTPEEVETRITAPIEVEMLGIPRQAMLRSVAKYALTDITVDFEEGTDIYWARQQVSERLNAIWGDLPTDISGGIAPLTTPLGEMFMFTIEGGELDTMQRRELLDWVIRPALRSVPGVADVNALGGLVRTFEVVPDNTRLTARGISLMQLREALERNNRNDGAGRLNDGEESLLVRTEGSIRTLDDVAQIVVKADPAQPVRIGDVADVRLGALTRYGAVTHDGVGEIVEGLVLGLRGANARDVVQGVRAKIEELTPSLPTGVNIRVFYDRGNLVERAVGTVSKALTEAIVLVLILLVLFLGDLRAALTVALILPLAALATFILMNSFGLSANLMSLGGLAIAIGMLVDAAVVVVENIVTTLAHHGDKAKLPRLHLIYRATREVAVPVTSGIMIIVIVFLPLLTLQGLEGKLFVPVALTIVFALTASLVLSLTIIPVLSSYLLGRPKEEDPWLVRKISATYLPLLHWSLAHSRTVVIVALAMLAAAGALYTQVGKAFMPSMDEGDLIVQLEKLPSINLEKSIELDQRVQRAILEHVPEVTGIVARTGSDELGLDPMGLNQTDSFLVLKPRDQWRMETKDELIAEIRTVLEKFPGVDYAFTQPIEMRVSEMLTGVRGDLAIKIFGDSQDELNRIAEQIVGVVEQIAGAEDVFTPRNEGALYYELKVDRLAAGRLGLDVDTLEDSLRAQVEGVQVGTVYEGARRTPLVVRGPADLRDSAAVFGALQLTLPDGQRVPLSSLVTLQRAEGPVAVQRERGNRMAVVVANVAGRDLVGFVEEARQRVADQVELPSGYYFEWGGEFENQQRAAQRLSVVVPVALGLIFLLLFTTFRSVRQAALVLTNVPFAMIGGIVALWLTNEYLSVPASVGFIALLGIAVLNGVVMVTYFNQLGAQGIPIGQLVVEGARRRLRPVLMTASIAAFGLVPLLFASGPGSEIQRPLAIVVIGGLISSTALTLILLPILYRRFGMEPKGA; this comes from the coding sequence ATGCTCGCCAGAATCGTTCAGTTCGCGCTGACACAGCGCCTGCTGGTGCTGCTGTCGATGCTGGTGTTGATCGGAGGCGGCTGGCAGGCATTTCGCAGCACGCCGATCGATGCCTTTCCGGACGTATCGACCACGCAGGTCAAGATCATCGTCAAGGCACCCGGCATGACACCCGAGGAGGTCGAGACGCGTATCACGGCACCGATCGAGGTCGAGATGCTTGGCATCCCACGCCAGGCGATGCTGCGCTCGGTGGCCAAGTACGCGCTGACCGACATCACGGTGGATTTCGAGGAAGGTACCGATATCTACTGGGCACGCCAGCAGGTCAGCGAGCGGCTGAATGCCATCTGGGGTGACCTGCCGACCGACATCAGTGGCGGTATCGCACCGCTGACCACGCCGCTGGGCGAGATGTTCATGTTCACGATCGAAGGTGGCGAACTCGACACGATGCAGCGGCGCGAACTGCTCGACTGGGTGATCCGCCCCGCGCTGCGCAGCGTACCCGGAGTCGCGGATGTCAACGCCCTCGGGGGCCTGGTGCGTACCTTCGAGGTCGTGCCCGACAACACCCGGTTGACCGCGCGCGGCATCAGCCTGATGCAGCTGCGCGAAGCCCTGGAACGCAACAACCGCAACGACGGCGCCGGACGACTCAACGATGGCGAAGAATCGCTACTGGTACGCACCGAGGGCAGCATCCGCACCCTGGATGACGTCGCGCAGATCGTCGTCAAGGCCGACCCGGCGCAACCCGTGCGCATCGGCGACGTCGCCGACGTCCGTCTCGGCGCGCTGACCCGCTATGGCGCCGTCACGCACGACGGCGTCGGCGAGATCGTCGAAGGCCTGGTGCTGGGATTGCGGGGTGCGAACGCACGCGACGTCGTCCAGGGGGTGCGCGCCAAGATCGAGGAGCTGACACCCAGCCTACCCACCGGCGTGAACATCCGCGTGTTCTACGACCGTGGCAACCTCGTCGAACGTGCCGTCGGCACCGTCTCCAAGGCACTGACGGAAGCGATCGTGCTGGTACTCATACTGCTCGTGCTGTTCCTGGGGGATCTGCGCGCCGCACTCACGGTCGCGTTGATTCTGCCGCTCGCGGCGCTGGCCACCTTCATTCTGATGAACAGCTTCGGCCTCTCGGCGAACCTCATGTCGCTCGGCGGGCTTGCGATCGCGATCGGTATGCTGGTCGACGCGGCCGTCGTGGTGGTCGAGAACATCGTCACAACCCTCGCGCACCATGGCGACAAGGCGAAACTGCCGCGTCTGCACCTGATCTATCGCGCCACCCGCGAGGTCGCCGTGCCTGTGACTTCCGGCATCATGATCATCGTGATCGTGTTCCTGCCGCTGCTCACCCTGCAGGGACTGGAAGGCAAGCTGTTCGTGCCGGTCGCTTTGACCATCGTCTTCGCGCTGACGGCATCCCTGGTCCTGTCGCTCACGATCATACCCGTGCTGTCGTCGTACCTGCTCGGCCGGCCGAAAGAGGAAGACCCCTGGCTGGTCCGCAAGATATCGGCGACCTACCTGCCGCTGTTGCATTGGAGCCTGGCGCACAGCCGAACGGTCGTCATCGTCGCCCTCGCGATGCTGGCCGCCGCCGGCGCCCTGTACACGCAGGTCGGCAAGGCCTTCATGCCATCGATGGACGAGGGCGACCTGATCGTGCAGCTCGAGAAACTGCCTTCGATCAACCTGGAGAAATCGATCGAGCTGGACCAGCGCGTGCAGCGTGCGATCCTCGAGCATGTGCCCGAGGTGACCGGCATCGTGGCACGGACCGGCTCGGATGAACTGGGTCTGGACCCGATGGGCCTCAACCAGACGGACTCGTTCCTGGTGCTCAAGCCACGCGATCAATGGCGCATGGAAACCAAGGACGAACTGATCGCCGAGATCCGCACGGTGCTGGAGAAGTTTCCCGGCGTCGACTATGCATTCACGCAGCCGATCGAGATGCGCGTATCCGAGATGCTGACCGGGGTACGCGGAGACCTGGCGATCAAGATCTTCGGTGACAGCCAGGATGAGCTGAACCGGATCGCGGAACAGATCGTGGGTGTCGTCGAACAGATCGCGGGCGCCGAAGACGTGTTCACGCCGCGCAACGAAGGGGCCTTGTACTACGAGTTGAAGGTCGACCGCCTGGCGGCAGGCCGCCTGGGCCTCGATGTCGACACGCTCGAAGACAGCCTGCGCGCCCAGGTCGAGGGTGTCCAGGTCGGTACCGTCTACGAAGGTGCGCGGCGCACACCGCTGGTCGTGCGCGGACCTGCAGACCTGCGCGACTCGGCGGCCGTCTTCGGTGCGCTGCAGCTGACCCTGCCGGACGGGCAGCGTGTGCCGCTGTCCTCCCTGGTCACCTTGCAGCGGGCCGAGGGGCCGGTGGCGGTACAACGCGAACGCGGCAACCGCATGGCGGTGGTGGTCGCCAATGTCGCCGGCCGGGACCTAGTCGGCTTCGTCGAGGAGGCACGCCAGCGCGTCGCAGACCAGGTCGAGCTGCCGTCCGGATACTACTTCGAATGGGGCGGCGAGTTCGAAAACCAGCAGCGCGCCGCACAACGCCTGTCGGTCGTCGTGCCGGTCGCGCTCGGCCTGATCTTCCTGTTGTTGTTTACGACCTTCCGTTCGGTACGCCAAGCCGCACTGGTGCTGACCAACGTGCCGTTCGCGATGATCGGAGGCATCGTCGCCTTGTGGCTCACCAATGAATACCTCTCGGTGCCGGCGTCCGTGGGTTTCATCGCGCTGCTCGGCATCGCGGTACTCAACGGCGTGGTCATGGTGACCTATTTCAACCAACTCGGTGCCCAGGGCATTCCGATCGGGCAATTGGTGGTCGAGGGTGCCAGGCGTCGACTGCGCCCGGTACTGATGACCGCCAGCATTGCGGCGTTCGGCCTGGTCCCGCTGTTGTTCGCCAGCGGGCCGGGTTCCGAGATCCAGCGACCTCTGGCGATCGTGGTGATCGGCGGCCTGATCTCATCGACCGCGTTGACACTGATCCTCTTGCCGATCCTGTATCGCAGATTCGGCATGGAACCGAAAGGAGCCTGA
- a CDS encoding efflux RND transporter periplasmic adaptor subunit: MNTRLVTMMLTAALTVGANAAQKAPIDQAQRAAFGIQTVAVQPASSPMSKPYPAKVAVPNAQHRVISAPLDGVVETLLVAEGEPVKAGQPLARMRSQGLLELQAAYLESRTRRLLSGETLARDRQLHKEGIVARRRLLESESAHREMLTAESRDRQALVLAGMPESAIDTLTKTQQLTTTLDVSAPLDGVVLEQLATAGQRLAASDPLYRVGDLSSLWVEVHVPLDALGDIGPGSDVRLSQGLAAKVITVGRMVHGTDQGVLVRAEVREGTEALRPGQFVEARLVQQTDDSAVRVPAPALLRIDGVDQVFIERPDGFEAVAVHVLNREADEVDVKGSLSVGDQVVVSGTVALKAALAAGVE, encoded by the coding sequence ATGAATACACGCCTCGTCACGATGATGCTGACGGCTGCGTTGACTGTCGGCGCCAATGCCGCGCAGAAAGCGCCGATCGATCAAGCGCAACGTGCTGCATTCGGAATCCAGACGGTTGCGGTGCAGCCGGCTAGCAGTCCGATGAGCAAACCCTATCCCGCGAAGGTCGCTGTGCCCAACGCCCAACACCGTGTGATCAGCGCCCCGCTGGACGGTGTGGTGGAGACCCTGCTGGTCGCCGAGGGTGAACCGGTGAAGGCCGGTCAGCCGCTTGCACGCATGCGCAGCCAGGGGCTGCTCGAGCTGCAGGCTGCGTACCTCGAGTCGCGTACCCGTCGACTGCTCAGCGGCGAGACCCTGGCACGCGACCGACAGCTGCATAAGGAAGGCATTGTCGCCCGCCGGCGCCTGCTCGAGAGCGAGTCCGCACACCGGGAGATGTTGACCGCCGAGTCGCGCGACCGCCAGGCATTGGTGTTGGCCGGCATGCCGGAATCCGCCATCGACACGCTGACCAAGACACAGCAGCTGACCACGACGCTGGACGTGTCCGCACCGCTCGACGGGGTCGTCCTCGAACAGCTGGCGACCGCAGGGCAGCGTCTCGCCGCTTCCGATCCGCTCTACCGTGTCGGCGACCTCTCCAGCCTCTGGGTCGAGGTGCACGTGCCGTTGGACGCGCTCGGCGATATCGGCCCCGGCAGTGATGTGCGGCTGTCACAAGGACTCGCGGCGAAGGTGATCACCGTGGGACGCATGGTGCACGGCACCGATCAGGGTGTCCTCGTGAGGGCCGAGGTCAGGGAAGGGACCGAGGCGCTGCGTCCCGGCCAGTTCGTCGAGGCGCGCCTGGTCCAACAGACCGACGACAGCGCCGTGCGTGTGCCGGCACCGGCCCTGCTGCGCATCGACGGTGTGGACCAGGTGTTCATCGAGCGGCCTGACGGTTTCGAAGCCGTTGCGGTCCATGTCCTCAACCGCGAGGCCGACGAAGTGGATGTCAAGGGAAGTCTTTCGGTAGGCGACCAGGTCGTGGTCAGCGGTACCGTGGCATTGAAGGCGGCACTCGCCGCGGGAGTCGAGTGA
- a CDS encoding TolC family protein, translating to MIYERLSHLGLVAILICSTPAMAAQPSPSLAEMLDAALARNPGVELADAERNVGQALQRKAAQPLSGDPTFNIKYQTDAVGSGSGYREWESGVELPLWLPGHAGSYAREGEQALSASDALLSAKRLDIAGEVRERLWSALIARGEAAQSQAAVEAANELFVDVQRRVEAGELPRSDRLLAEKTLLEHQESAEQAKTRARQAALLFDRYTGLDLPERPDQEQPLLEDQIGEDHPAMRLSQARVEQARARRDRVSSERRTGPSVWVGGKSAKAMAGSDYDSAIGVEISMPFGTGGHTAPALAEAEASLTQAQVEATATRLALEDELARAALELERARAATAQTERRSRLAEESLKLSRRAFSLGETDLIRLLQAQADALAARHDLEIRQLELGQAVARLNQAQGVIPQ from the coding sequence GTGATTTACGAACGATTGAGCCACCTGGGTCTTGTGGCCATCTTGATCTGCAGTACCCCGGCGATGGCGGCGCAGCCGTCGCCGTCGTTGGCCGAGATGCTGGACGCCGCCCTGGCGCGCAATCCGGGCGTCGAGCTGGCCGATGCCGAACGCAATGTCGGTCAGGCACTGCAACGCAAGGCGGCGCAGCCGCTATCCGGCGATCCGACCTTCAACATCAAATACCAGACCGATGCGGTCGGCAGCGGTTCTGGCTACCGGGAATGGGAAAGCGGCGTCGAACTGCCGCTCTGGCTGCCGGGTCATGCAGGCAGCTATGCGCGCGAGGGCGAACAGGCGCTGTCGGCGTCTGACGCCCTGCTGTCCGCAAAGCGCCTGGATATCGCGGGCGAAGTCCGCGAACGGCTCTGGTCGGCACTGATTGCGCGCGGCGAGGCCGCCCAGTCACAAGCCGCCGTCGAGGCGGCCAACGAACTATTCGTCGACGTGCAGCGTCGCGTCGAGGCCGGTGAGCTCCCCCGCTCAGACCGGCTGCTGGCCGAGAAGACGCTGCTCGAACACCAGGAGTCCGCCGAGCAGGCCAAGACGCGCGCCCGCCAGGCCGCCCTGTTGTTCGACCGCTATACCGGCCTCGATCTTCCCGAGCGGCCCGATCAGGAACAACCGCTGCTGGAAGATCAGATCGGCGAGGATCACCCCGCCATGCGGCTGTCCCAAGCACGCGTCGAACAAGCGCGTGCACGACGCGACCGTGTCAGCAGCGAGCGCCGCACCGGACCGAGCGTCTGGGTGGGTGGAAAGAGCGCGAAGGCCATGGCCGGCAGCGACTACGACTCGGCGATCGGTGTCGAGATCAGCATGCCGTTTGGCACCGGCGGCCACACGGCCCCCGCCCTGGCCGAGGCCGAGGCTTCACTGACCCAGGCCCAGGTCGAGGCCACCGCGACACGTCTCGCGCTCGAAGACGAGCTGGCCCGCGCCGCGCTGGAGCTCGAACGTGCCAGGGCCGCAACCGCCCAGACCGAAAGGCGCAGCCGCCTTGCCGAAGAGAGCCTGAAACTCAGCCGTCGTGCCTTCTCGCTCGGAGAGACCGATCTGATCCGCCTGCTCCAGGCGCAGGCGGACGCGCTGGCGGCGCGCCACGATCTCGAAATTCGTCAACTGGAACTTGGCCAGGCGGTCGCCCGGCTCAATCAAGCCCAAGGAGTGATCCCTCAATGA
- a CDS encoding acetyltransferase, with protein MQNEAELAESVRQGCIAAALEAYESAGISGLCAEGRWELAIQAMRCLDLRPLLTTAADREDP; from the coding sequence ATGCAGAACGAAGCGGAGTTGGCCGAATCGGTGCGCCAGGGGTGCATCGCGGCGGCGCTGGAGGCGTACGAAAGCGCTGGCATCAGCGGCCTGTGCGCGGAAGGCCGTTGGGAACTCGCGATCCAGGCGATGCGCTGCCTGGACTTGCGCCCATTATTGACCACAGCGGCGGACCGAGAGGACCCGTGA
- a CDS encoding DUF3096 domain-containing protein, giving the protein MPGNILIVPSLLALLSGIAILIWPRVLNYIVALYLIMIGLIGLLGHRGGFGPW; this is encoded by the coding sequence ATGCCTGGCAACATCTTGATCGTACCGTCGCTGCTGGCATTGCTTTCGGGCATCGCGATTCTGATCTGGCCACGCGTGCTGAACTACATTGTCGCGCTGTACCTGATCATGATCGGTTTGATCGGCTTGTTGGGGCATCGCGGTGGCTTCGGGCCATGGTAG
- a CDS encoding PDZ domain-containing protein codes for MKTKRLALSLAVAMLLPIAGVSVAAPDTVAAPAAQLENGGGYLGIGLVPVSDEVRAQLGDVLQGGQGVMIRDVAADSPAAASGLQPYDILLSYDDQKLYSADQLSRLVRADAPNRKAVLTVVRGGTLQEVDVTLGQRQVADFAAPGIPGPRSPWMSMPRNHFQPYGFRSDDAARGWERFDELSLKKLDDGTYQARIGYLDSNGELVSKTFTGTREAIRQQLTHADDLPSVERSQLLEALSARGDVPFMRGPMFGLHPFRPRAFEGWPDY; via the coding sequence ATGAAGACCAAACGTTTGGCCTTGTCGCTCGCCGTTGCAATGTTGCTGCCGATCGCCGGCGTGAGTGTCGCGGCCCCGGATACGGTCGCGGCACCGGCCGCGCAGCTGGAGAATGGTGGTGGCTACCTGGGCATTGGCCTGGTGCCGGTGAGCGACGAGGTCCGCGCTCAGCTTGGCGATGTGCTGCAAGGTGGACAGGGTGTGATGATTCGCGATGTCGCAGCCGATTCCCCCGCTGCTGCCAGTGGACTACAGCCTTACGACATCCTGTTGTCGTACGACGATCAAAAACTCTATTCCGCCGACCAGTTGAGTCGGCTCGTCAGGGCGGACGCGCCGAACCGCAAGGCGGTGTTGACGGTCGTCCGCGGAGGCACCTTGCAGGAGGTCGATGTAACGCTTGGACAGCGACAGGTCGCGGACTTTGCGGCGCCTGGTATCCCGGGGCCCCGTTCGCCCTGGATGTCGATGCCGAGGAATCACTTCCAACCGTACGGATTCCGGTCGGACGATGCCGCGCGTGGCTGGGAGCGTTTCGACGAGCTGTCGCTGAAAAAGTTGGATGACGGGACCTACCAGGCCAGGATCGGTTACCTGGATTCGAATGGCGAGCTGGTGAGCAAGACATTCACCGGCACACGCGAAGCCATTCGGCAGCAACTCACCCACGCGGATGACCTGCCTTCGGTCGAGCGGTCGCAACTGCTCGAGGCGTTGTCCGCGCGGGGTGATGTCCCGTTCATGCGCGGACCCATGTTCGGTCTACATCCGTTCAGACCGCGGGCTTTCGAGGGTTGGCCGGACTATTGA